One Nocardia farcinica genomic region harbors:
- a CDS encoding acyl-CoA synthetase, whose protein sequence is MYPGAHVDSFPDKPALIMAESGEVLTYRELEDNSVRLARHLRAAGLRPGDHLALLSGNDPKVYEVYWAALRSGLYITAVNRHLSPSEISYIVDDCGARALIVSAALAESAEKVVAETPAVEIRLAFGGDVPGHASYEDALAASSPEPLSDQPRGADMLYSSGTTGRPKGIKQPLPQRQVGDAPGDTYTAIFGPLYGFGTETVYLSPAPLYHAAPLRFGGVVHALGGTVVVMEKFDAEAALAAIERYRVTHSQWVPTMFVRMLKLDEQVRTRYDVSSLKVAVHAAAPCPIDVKRAMIDWWGPILHEYYASTEANGATFIDSEQWLRKPGSVGKAGLGVIRICGEDGKELPTGEVGTVYFEREDVPFAYHNDPAKTADAVHPDHPTWTTTGDIGYVDDEGYLFLTDRKAFMIISGGVNIYPQEIEDALALHPKVFDVAVIGVPDEEMGESVKAVVQHAPGADPGPDLAAELRDYLRERIAHYKVPRSFDFADDLPRTPTGKLVKGKLRARYL, encoded by the coding sequence ATGTACCCCGGCGCACACGTCGACAGCTTCCCCGACAAACCGGCCCTGATCATGGCCGAGAGCGGCGAGGTACTGACCTACCGCGAGCTCGAGGACAACTCCGTCCGGCTCGCCCGCCACCTCCGGGCGGCGGGCCTGCGGCCCGGCGACCACCTCGCCCTGCTCTCCGGCAACGACCCGAAGGTCTACGAGGTCTACTGGGCCGCTCTGCGATCCGGGCTTTACATCACCGCGGTCAACCGGCATCTGTCGCCGAGCGAGATCAGCTACATCGTCGACGACTGCGGCGCCCGCGCACTGATCGTCTCCGCGGCGCTCGCCGAGTCCGCGGAGAAGGTCGTCGCCGAGACGCCCGCCGTCGAGATCCGCCTCGCCTTCGGCGGCGACGTGCCCGGCCACGCCTCCTACGAGGACGCCCTCGCCGCGTCCTCCCCCGAACCGCTGTCCGACCAGCCGCGCGGCGCGGACATGCTCTACTCCTCCGGCACCACCGGCCGGCCCAAGGGCATCAAGCAGCCGCTGCCGCAGCGCCAGGTCGGCGACGCACCCGGCGACACCTACACCGCCATCTTCGGCCCGCTCTACGGTTTCGGCACCGAGACCGTCTACCTCTCCCCCGCACCGCTGTATCACGCGGCGCCGCTGCGGTTCGGCGGCGTGGTGCACGCCTTGGGCGGCACCGTCGTCGTGATGGAGAAGTTCGACGCCGAGGCCGCGCTGGCCGCGATCGAGCGCTACCGCGTCACGCACAGCCAGTGGGTGCCGACGATGTTCGTGCGCATGCTCAAGCTCGACGAGCAGGTGCGCACGCGCTACGACGTGTCCAGCCTGAAGGTGGCCGTGCACGCGGCCGCCCCGTGCCCGATCGACGTCAAGCGCGCGATGATCGACTGGTGGGGGCCGATCCTGCACGAGTACTACGCCTCCACCGAGGCCAACGGCGCCACCTTCATCGACAGCGAGCAGTGGTTGCGCAAGCCCGGCTCGGTCGGCAAGGCGGGGCTCGGCGTCATCCGGATCTGCGGCGAGGACGGCAAGGAACTGCCCACGGGCGAGGTCGGCACGGTGTACTTCGAGCGCGAGGACGTGCCCTTCGCCTACCACAACGACCCGGCCAAGACCGCCGACGCGGTCCATCCCGACCATCCCACCTGGACGACCACCGGCGACATCGGCTACGTCGACGACGAGGGCTACCTGTTCCTCACCGACCGCAAGGCGTTCATGATCATTTCCGGCGGCGTGAACATCTACCCGCAGGAGATCGAGGACGCACTCGCCCTGCACCCCAAGGTGTTCGACGTCGCGGTGATCGGCGTGCCCGACGAGGAGATGGGCGAATCGGTCAAGGCCGTCGTCCAGCACGCGCCCGGCGCCGACCCCGGCCCCGACCTGGCCGCCGAACTGCGTGACTACCTGCGCGAGCGCATTGCCCACTACAAGGTGCCCCGCAGTTTCGACTTCGCCGACGACCTGCCCCGCACCCCCACCGGCAAACTCGTCAAGGGAAAGCTGCGCGCCCGGTATCTGTGA
- a CDS encoding MFS transporter: protein MSGRGVLGARDRLVLVLITVVELVVFLDTTVLNVALPSIGADLGLDEAGLGWVTNAYLLAFGGFMLLGGRAADLLGPRRVFAGGLAVFTAASALAGFAGTPAVLIAARALQGLGAAVVIPAQLALLAATFTDPAARHRAFGVWSAMGAAGAAIGTAVGGPLTDLFGWPSIFLINLPVGVAALAFVRVLPPDPPLPVRAVRRLDVPGAITGTAALLIIGYAVGALGDASTRTLATGLLVTGLALLACFLALEARSTRPLMPLRLFTVRQVSGSALVNALVGAAHVPTFALLALYLQNTQHYSPTASGLAVLPVAVVNIVVSRTLIPYALDRLGSWRVLAGGLGLQAMAMALFARLPEHGSYLIDVLPGAVLLGIGLPAAFVGVTAPAVTAVDKADAGIAAGIVNTAQRVGSGIGVTAVLLLAEVVARHSTAPDAYRIGLNLAFAAAAALAAIGALLTIALLRTETTPTAESATPAAVPE, encoded by the coding sequence ATGTCGGGCAGAGGTGTACTCGGGGCGCGGGACCGGCTGGTCCTGGTCCTGATCACGGTGGTCGAACTGGTGGTTTTCCTGGACACCACCGTGCTGAACGTGGCGCTGCCCAGCATCGGCGCGGACCTCGGGCTCGACGAAGCGGGACTGGGCTGGGTGACCAACGCCTACCTGTTGGCCTTCGGCGGGTTCATGCTGCTCGGCGGGCGCGCCGCCGACCTGCTCGGGCCGCGCCGGGTGTTCGCGGGCGGCCTCGCCGTGTTCACGGCGGCCTCCGCGCTGGCCGGATTCGCCGGCACACCGGCGGTTCTCATCGCCGCCCGGGCCCTACAGGGTCTCGGCGCGGCCGTGGTGATCCCCGCCCAGCTGGCGCTGCTGGCCGCGACGTTCACCGACCCCGCCGCGCGACATCGCGCCTTCGGGGTGTGGAGCGCGATGGGGGCGGCGGGCGCCGCGATCGGCACCGCGGTCGGTGGGCCACTCACCGATCTGTTCGGCTGGCCGTCGATATTCCTGATCAACCTGCCGGTGGGCGTGGCGGCGCTGGCCTTCGTCCGCGTGCTCCCGCCGGATCCGCCGCTCCCGGTCCGTGCCGTCCGCCGGCTCGACGTGCCGGGGGCGATCACCGGCACCGCCGCGCTGTTGATCATCGGGTACGCCGTCGGCGCGCTCGGCGACGCCTCGACGCGCACCCTCGCGACGGGACTGCTGGTGACCGGTCTCGCGCTGCTGGCCTGCTTCCTGGCGCTCGAAGCCCGCAGCACCCGGCCGTTGATGCCGTTGCGGCTGTTCACCGTTCGCCAGGTGAGCGGATCGGCTCTGGTCAACGCGCTGGTGGGCGCCGCCCACGTCCCCACCTTCGCACTGCTGGCGTTGTACCTGCAGAACACCCAGCACTACAGTCCCACCGCGTCCGGCCTCGCGGTGCTGCCGGTGGCCGTGGTGAACATCGTCGTCTCCCGCACACTGATCCCGTACGCGCTGGACCGGCTCGGCTCCTGGCGGGTGCTGGCCGGGGGCCTCGGGCTCCAGGCGATGGCCATGGCGCTGTTCGCCCGCCTGCCCGAGCACGGCAGCTATCTCATCGATGTGCTGCCGGGGGCGGTCCTGCTCGGCATCGGCCTGCCCGCCGCGTTCGTCGGCGTGACAGCGCCCGCGGTGACCGCCGTCGACAAGGCCGACGCCGGGATCGCCGCGGGCATCGTCAACACCGCCCAGCGCGTCGGGTCGGGCATCGGGGTCACGGCGGTGCTGCTGCTCGCCGAGGTGGTGGCCCGGCACTCCACCGCCCCCGACGCCTACCGGATCGGGCTGAATCTCGCCTTCGCCGCCGCGGCCGCCCTCGCCGCGATCGGCGCCCTGCTCACCATCGCCCTGCTCCGCACCGAGACGACGCCGACCGCGGAGTCCGCGACGCCGGCCGCGGTGCCGGAGTGA
- a CDS encoding PPOX class F420-dependent oxidoreductase has protein sequence MQQVGVLVIAQRRGGHARTLRYAQLRSYRSDGTPVDTPIWFRCDDTAVVFRTKRGPKTRRLTADPRVALRPCDHRGRVRPGAPVLTGRARLLDGAEAQCAEDALRERYGRQWNILPMVRIPGVVNVHRDLPLREKLRRARARTLWPDSAIVRIELG, from the coding sequence GTGCAGCAGGTCGGCGTCCTCGTAATAGCGCAGCGTCGTGGCGGGCACGCCCGCACGCTCCGGTACGCGCAGCTGCGCTCCTACCGCAGCGACGGCACGCCCGTCGACACACCCATCTGGTTCCGGTGCGACGACACCGCGGTCGTCTTCCGCACCAAACGCGGACCCAAGACCCGTCGACTCACCGCCGACCCGCGGGTGGCGTTGCGCCCCTGCGATCATCGCGGCCGGGTGCGCCCCGGGGCGCCGGTGCTGACCGGACGGGCCCGCCTGCTCGACGGCGCCGAGGCGCAGTGCGCCGAGGACGCGTTGCGGGAACGCTACGGCCGGCAGTGGAACATCCTCCCGATGGTCCGCATCCCCGGCGTGGTCAACGTCCACCGTGACCTGCCCCTGCGCGAGAAGCTGCGGCGGGCACGGGCCCGGACGCTGTGGCCGGACAGTGCCATCGTGCGGATCGAGCTGGGCTGA
- a CDS encoding NAD-dependent epimerase/dehydratase family protein: MTVLVLGGYGAVGAHLVRLLRAQGIPALAAGRDATRADRALDVTDLDSVAAALAGVSTVVNCAGTEDVRLAAACAGRGIAFLEISATSDYVRALERVGGPVVLGVGLAPGLTTLLAVDALANGPGPVDIMVGLGAGERHGPAATAWTYGLLGRHFADADGSAVRNFTRPARFALPAPSGYPPFSALRADFADQHRLTRDFAVPVRTYLRMDSRLATAGLAALTWAPALRALTPRRMPGGDRWVILARPADGPTRWATGRGQSRATAVVAALTVRAAAHRRLTAPAWIHEILALDMVRQELAAAGIGLG; encoded by the coding sequence ATGACGGTGCTGGTGCTGGGTGGCTACGGAGCCGTCGGCGCTCACCTGGTCCGGCTGCTCCGCGCGCAGGGCATCCCGGCGCTCGCCGCCGGACGCGACGCGACGCGGGCGGACCGGGCGCTCGACGTCACCGACCTGGACAGCGTCGCGGCAGCACTCGCGGGAGTATCGACCGTGGTGAACTGCGCGGGCACCGAAGACGTCCGGCTCGCCGCGGCGTGCGCCGGTCGCGGCATCGCGTTCCTGGAGATCTCGGCCACCTCCGACTACGTGCGGGCCCTGGAGCGCGTGGGCGGGCCGGTCGTCCTCGGAGTCGGACTGGCCCCCGGGCTGACCACCCTGCTCGCCGTCGACGCGCTGGCGAACGGGCCCGGCCCCGTCGACATCATGGTGGGACTCGGCGCGGGCGAACGCCACGGCCCGGCTGCCACCGCCTGGACCTACGGGCTGCTGGGACGGCACTTCGCCGACGCCGACGGCAGCGCCGTCCGCAACTTCACCCGGCCCGCGCGCTTCGCCCTGCCCGCACCGTCCGGCTACCCACCGTTTTCCGCGCTCCGCGCCGACTTCGCCGATCAGCACCGGCTCACCCGCGATTTCGCCGTTCCCGTCCGCACCTACCTGCGAATGGACTCCCGCCTGGCCACCGCCGGGTTGGCCGCGCTGACGTGGGCGCCCGCGCTCCGCGCGCTGACGCCACGGCGAATGCCGGGCGGAGACCGGTGGGTGATCCTCGCCCGGCCCGCCGACGGTCCGACACGCTGGGCCACCGGCCGTGGCCAATCACGGGCCACCGCGGTGGTCGCCGCCCTGACCGTCCGGGCAGCGGCACACCGACGCCTCACCGCGCCCGCGTGGATCCACGAGATCCTCGCCCTCGACATGGTGCGGCAGGAGCTGGCGGCCGCGGGCATCGGTCTCGGGTAG
- a CDS encoding class II glutamine amidotransferase, giving the protein MCRLFGLSAAPERVHATFWLLEAPDSLAEQSRREPDGTGLGVFDEHGAPVVRKQPIAAYRDAAFGREAQEFVSQTFLAHIRYASTGGLSAVNTHPFTQHGRLFAHNGVLGDLERLDAELGEYRALVAGDTDSERLFALITMQIEAHGGDVGAGIAAATRWVAATLPVFAINLVLITATELWALRYPDTHDLFVLRRSAGGRHGRHLEHSGSAGRMRARSGPLARYPAVVVASERMDEDPGWENLPVGELLRVGADQAVTRHRILDRPPRHRLTLRDLDPHAAASQSPS; this is encoded by the coding sequence ATGTGTCGTCTGTTCGGCCTGTCGGCCGCGCCCGAGCGGGTGCACGCGACCTTCTGGTTGCTCGAGGCTCCGGACAGTCTCGCCGAGCAGAGCCGCCGCGAACCGGACGGCACCGGGCTCGGGGTCTTCGACGAGCACGGCGCGCCCGTGGTGCGCAAGCAGCCGATCGCGGCCTACCGGGACGCCGCCTTCGGTCGGGAGGCCCAGGAATTCGTCTCGCAGACCTTCCTCGCCCACATCCGTTACGCATCGACCGGCGGCCTGTCGGCGGTCAACACTCATCCGTTCACCCAGCACGGCAGGCTGTTCGCGCACAACGGCGTGCTCGGCGATCTGGAGCGCTTGGACGCCGAGCTCGGCGAGTACCGCGCGCTCGTCGCGGGTGACACCGATTCCGAGCGGTTGTTCGCCCTGATCACCATGCAGATCGAGGCGCACGGCGGCGACGTCGGCGCCGGGATCGCGGCGGCCACCCGCTGGGTGGCCGCGACCCTGCCGGTCTTCGCGATCAACCTGGTGCTCATCACCGCGACCGAACTCTGGGCGTTGCGCTACCCGGACACCCACGATCTGTTCGTGCTGCGGCGCAGCGCCGGTGGGCGGCACGGCAGGCATCTCGAGCACAGCGGTTCGGCGGGGCGGATGCGTGCGCGGTCGGGACCGTTGGCCCGGTACCCGGCGGTCGTCGTCGCCAGCGAACGGATGGACGAGGACCCCGGTTGGGAGAATCTGCCGGTCGGGGAACTGCTGCGGGTGGGCGCGGACCAGGCGGTGACGCGGCACCGGATCCTGGACCGGCCTCCGCGGCACCGCCTGACCCTGCGTGATCTCGACCCGCACGCCGCGGCGTCGCAGTCCCCGAGCTGA
- a CDS encoding ArsR/SmtB family transcription factor, protein MASTFEALAEPRRRQILDLLRERERLVGDLVEELRLAQPTVSKHLKVLRGAGLVAVRQDAQRRWYRLRPEPLAEIEAWLAPYRRMWEAGFDALERHLDTMPDEPAPRKGRR, encoded by the coding sequence ATGGCATCAACGTTCGAGGCGCTGGCCGAACCCCGTCGCCGGCAGATCCTGGATCTGCTGCGGGAGCGGGAGCGGCTGGTGGGGGATCTGGTCGAGGAGCTGCGCCTGGCACAGCCGACGGTCTCCAAACATCTCAAGGTGTTGCGCGGCGCGGGACTGGTCGCGGTGCGCCAGGACGCGCAGCGACGGTGGTACCGGCTGCGACCCGAGCCGCTGGCCGAGATCGAAGCGTGGCTCGCGCCGTACCGGCGGATGTGGGAAGCCGGTTTCGACGCCCTCGAACGCCACCTCGACACGATGCCCGACGAGCCCGCCCCGCGGAAAGGACGACGATGA
- a CDS encoding MFS transporter produces MYKNNVDGRHRAALTAVAVAQFLVALDMAVMNVALPAIRADLGFAPVDLSWVVHVYALTFGGFLLLGGRACDLVGRRRVFVVGLMVFGAASAAGGFAQAPWQLVAARAVQGMAAAAIAPATLATLTTTFTEGRARARALAVWSATNAVGGAGGVLLGGVLTEYADWRWVMWINIPFVLLALAAVLAGVTADRRAAARDRLDVFGALLATAGVGLLVIGVVRTDHVGWTSPVTLATLAAAAALLACFVAVETRVAAPLVRLSLLGSRWAGGANLFVFLAGAGQFAAFYLASLYMQQVLGMSAGATGVAFLPFSLAVVVGTVLALRLGAVRAPRGLIVAGGSLAAVGMGWFALISPDGSVLTDVLGPALFGGLGMGLCLAPVAGAATIGVPAHEAGMASGVFNSARQLGGSVGVAALATVAAARTGGATDPAALNSGYALGLAVTAALFALAAIAAAVVLPAKKPTDPTTSGEPRASVPAR; encoded by the coding sequence ATGTATAAAAACAATGTCGACGGGCGCCACCGTGCCGCGCTCACCGCGGTGGCGGTCGCGCAGTTCCTGGTGGCGCTGGACATGGCCGTCATGAACGTCGCGCTGCCCGCGATCCGCGCCGACCTCGGGTTCGCGCCGGTGGATCTGTCCTGGGTGGTGCATGTCTACGCGCTCACCTTCGGTGGATTCCTGCTGCTCGGGGGGCGGGCGTGCGACCTGGTGGGCAGGCGGCGGGTGTTCGTCGTGGGTCTGATGGTGTTCGGAGCAGCCTCGGCGGCCGGTGGATTCGCGCAGGCACCGTGGCAGCTGGTGGCGGCGCGCGCCGTGCAGGGCATGGCGGCGGCCGCCATCGCGCCCGCGACGCTGGCCACGCTCACCACCACCTTCACCGAAGGGCGGGCGCGGGCGCGCGCGTTGGCGGTGTGGAGTGCGACCAACGCCGTCGGTGGCGCGGGCGGCGTCCTGCTGGGCGGCGTGTTGACCGAATACGCCGACTGGCGCTGGGTCATGTGGATCAACATCCCGTTCGTGCTGCTCGCGCTGGCCGCGGTGCTCGCCGGGGTGACCGCCGACCGGCGGGCCGCCGCGCGTGATCGTCTCGATGTCTTCGGCGCCCTGCTCGCCACCGCGGGTGTGGGCCTGCTGGTGATCGGCGTCGTGCGCACCGACCACGTGGGCTGGACCTCGCCGGTCACCCTGGCGACGCTCGCCGCGGCCGCCGCCCTGCTCGCCTGCTTCGTCGCGGTGGAGACGCGGGTGGCCGCGCCGCTGGTCCGGCTGAGCCTGCTCGGCAGCCGGTGGGCCGGCGGGGCGAATCTCTTCGTATTCCTGGCCGGGGCAGGACAATTCGCGGCCTTCTACCTGGCGTCGCTGTACATGCAGCAGGTGCTGGGCATGAGCGCGGGCGCGACCGGGGTGGCGTTCCTGCCGTTCTCGCTGGCCGTGGTCGTCGGGACCGTACTGGCGCTGCGTCTGGGCGCGGTGCGCGCGCCGCGCGGACTCATCGTGGCGGGCGGGTCGCTGGCCGCGGTCGGGATGGGCTGGTTCGCCCTGATCAGCCCGGACGGCAGCGTGCTCACCGATGTGCTCGGCCCGGCGCTGTTCGGCGGACTCGGCATGGGCTTGTGTCTGGCGCCGGTCGCCGGCGCCGCCACGATCGGCGTGCCCGCGCACGAGGCGGGGATGGCCTCTGGCGTGTTCAACAGCGCCCGCCAGCTGGGCGGCAGCGTCGGCGTGGCGGCGCTGGCCACGGTCGCCGCCGCGCGCACCGGCGGCGCGACCGATCCGGCGGCCCTCAACAGCGGCTACGCCCTCGGCTTGGCCGTCACCGCCGCCCTGTTCGCCCTCGCCGCGATCGCGGCCGCGGTGGTGCTGCCCGCGAAGAAGCCGACGGACCCGACGACGTCCGGCGAGCCGCGCGCCTCGGTGCCCGCCCGTTGA
- a CDS encoding TetR/AcrR family transcriptional regulator → MTGKTTGVRAAKASANRAKMLAAARELFTTRGYTATTMKAIAEQAGMAVQTLYFTFATKRAILSELLDVEIAGDTEPVATMDRPWFAAAVAAAPAEQIRLQVAAAATIYARVSPLLEVIRSAAATDAELAELWQINVSQRHTVQLRLAEALAAKTPLRAGLTAARAADIALATLAPETYRLLVHDRGWTGAEWEAWATDALVGQLLPPRGGEPGSPASEAIR, encoded by the coding sequence ATGACAGGGAAGACCACCGGCGTGCGGGCCGCGAAGGCCTCGGCCAATCGGGCGAAGATGCTCGCCGCGGCACGGGAACTGTTCACCACCCGCGGCTACACCGCGACCACCATGAAGGCCATCGCCGAGCAGGCCGGCATGGCGGTGCAGACGCTGTACTTCACGTTCGCCACGAAACGCGCGATCTTGTCCGAGCTCCTCGATGTCGAGATCGCCGGCGACACCGAACCGGTGGCCACCATGGATCGGCCCTGGTTCGCGGCGGCGGTGGCCGCCGCGCCCGCAGAACAGATCAGGCTCCAAGTCGCGGCCGCGGCAACGATTTACGCGCGGGTGAGTCCGCTGCTCGAGGTGATCCGGTCGGCCGCGGCGACCGACGCCGAGCTCGCCGAACTCTGGCAGATCAACGTCTCCCAGCGGCACACCGTCCAGCTCCGGCTGGCCGAGGCGCTCGCCGCCAAGACGCCGCTGCGGGCGGGCCTCACCGCCGCCCGTGCCGCCGACATCGCCCTCGCCACCCTGGCTCCCGAGACCTACCGGCTGCTCGTGCACGACCGCGGCTGGACCGGCGCCGAGTGGGAAGCCTGGGCCACCGACGCCCTGGTCGGGCAACTGCTCCCGCCGCGCGGCGGCGAGCCGGGGAGCCCGGCATCGGAGGCGATCCGATGA
- a CDS encoding ArsR/SmtB family transcription factor has translation MGHGVEGRSRPTARLDADAAAQVATTLQALATPSRLLILSELRQGPSPVTELAEAVGMEQSAVSHQLRLLRNLGLVTGSRVGRKIVYRLYDDHVAQLLDEAVYHSEHLRLGLADRPEAAG, from the coding sequence ATGGGACACGGAGTCGAGGGGCGCAGCCGCCCCACGGCGCGGTTGGATGCCGACGCCGCGGCGCAGGTCGCCACGACTCTGCAGGCGCTGGCCACGCCGAGCCGCCTGCTGATCCTGTCCGAACTCCGTCAGGGCCCGAGCCCGGTCACCGAACTGGCCGAGGCCGTCGGCATGGAACAGTCGGCGGTCTCGCACCAGCTGCGGTTGCTGCGCAACCTGGGACTGGTCACCGGGAGTCGCGTCGGCCGCAAGATCGTGTACCGCCTCTACGACGACCATGTCGCCCAACTGCTCGACGAAGCGGTCTACCACAGCGAGCATCTGCGGCTCGGCCTCGCCGACCGTCCCGAAGCCGCGGGCTGA
- a CDS encoding SRPBCC domain-containing protein — MTDPRAHLHTLDGAPTLRMERRFAHPPEKVWRAISDPREMAAWFPATVDTEVRPGATMRFTFADAPDTTDATSEGEVLEVDPPKVYMFRWNRDVLRFELVPDGAGTLLVFTHVLGGGAAGRRGAARTAVGWDRCLAALAAALDGAAPAMTEGAWLADLEHYIAAFGLDTGTCETTADGYVLRFDRDMMWQPVETLWGLLVEDGAPAVGEAAPLRATNQHVEAGPLTVVEPPTALAYEWRHDGTAAGVVRFEFHADPDLGVHVALTQTVPRELASARAELLAAWHVHLELFFAASQGEVRCPWPADRVAALTDRYEADLAST; from the coding sequence ATGACCGACCCCCGAGCTCACCTGCACACTCTCGATGGCGCCCCCACCCTGCGGATGGAACGCCGGTTCGCGCACCCGCCGGAGAAGGTGTGGCGCGCGATCAGCGATCCGCGCGAGATGGCCGCCTGGTTCCCGGCGACCGTCGACACCGAGGTCCGTCCCGGCGCGACGATGCGGTTCACCTTTGCCGACGCGCCGGACACCACCGACGCCACCTCCGAGGGCGAAGTGCTGGAAGTGGATCCGCCGAAGGTCTACATGTTCCGCTGGAACCGGGACGTACTGCGTTTCGAACTCGTACCCGACGGCGCGGGCACCCTGTTGGTGTTCACCCACGTACTCGGCGGCGGTGCGGCGGGCAGGCGCGGCGCCGCGCGGACCGCGGTCGGCTGGGACCGCTGCCTGGCCGCCCTCGCCGCCGCCCTGGACGGCGCCGCGCCCGCCATGACGGAGGGCGCCTGGCTCGCCGACCTCGAGCACTACATCGCCGCCTTCGGCCTCGACACCGGTACCTGCGAGACCACCGCCGACGGCTACGTCCTGCGCTTCGACCGCGACATGATGTGGCAGCCGGTGGAAACGCTGTGGGGGCTGCTGGTCGAGGACGGTGCCCCCGCCGTCGGCGAGGCCGCGCCACTGCGCGCGACCAACCAGCACGTCGAGGCGGGCCCGCTCACCGTGGTCGAGCCGCCCACCGCGCTGGCGTACGAGTGGCGCCACGACGGCACCGCCGCGGGCGTCGTCCGGTTCGAGTTCCACGCCGACCCCGACCTCGGCGTCCACGTCGCACTGACCCAGACCGTCCCCCGCGAACTCGCCTCGGCCCGTGCCGAACTGCTCGCCGCCTGGCACGTCCACCTCGAACTCTTCTTCGCCGCGTCGCAGGGCGAGGTGCGTTGCCCCTGGCCGGCCGACCGGGTCGCGGCGCTGACCGATCGCTACGAAGCGGACCTCGCCTCGACCTAG
- a CDS encoding TetR/AcrR family transcriptional regulator, producing MPDTSARTGRPPKISRAEIVAAAESIIDAEGVDKLTMRRVAAELGCTAMALYHHVRDKDDLLRLVLDDYADRVQWPALPDDPRERIIVAATAMHEVLSARPWIVEVLTRGDLFGISALWVAETIVDAACAYGLAPADAVGVYRTIWHYTAGEIIVRTGSARRAAEGRPTFREQVFADLDPDVYPRLAEWGPRFVTLPDSTYATGLPALVDGLLHRAGNR from the coding sequence ATGCCCGACACGTCCGCGCGCACCGGCCGCCCGCCGAAGATCTCCCGCGCCGAGATCGTCGCCGCCGCCGAGTCGATCATCGACGCCGAGGGCGTCGACAAACTGACGATGCGCCGGGTGGCCGCCGAACTCGGCTGCACCGCGATGGCGCTCTACCACCACGTCCGCGACAAGGACGACCTGTTACGCCTGGTGCTCGACGACTACGCCGACCGCGTGCAGTGGCCTGCGCTGCCGGACGACCCCCGCGAGCGGATCATCGTGGCGGCCACGGCGATGCACGAGGTGCTCTCGGCCCGCCCGTGGATCGTGGAGGTTCTCACGCGCGGCGACCTGTTCGGGATCTCCGCGCTCTGGGTCGCCGAGACGATCGTCGACGCGGCGTGCGCGTACGGCCTCGCGCCCGCCGACGCCGTCGGCGTCTACCGGACGATCTGGCACTACACCGCGGGCGAGATCATCGTCCGCACCGGCTCCGCGCGCCGCGCCGCCGAAGGCCGCCCCACCTTCCGCGAGCAGGTCTTCGCCGACCTCGACCCCGACGTCTACCCGCGGCTGGCCGAATGGGGCCCGCGGTTCGTGACCCTCCCCGACAGCACCTACGCCACCGGGCTCCCGGCACTGGTCGACGGTTTGCTGCACCGAGCGGGCAACCGCTAG
- a CDS encoding SDR family NAD(P)-dependent oxidoreductase, whose protein sequence is MAAEGAAVVLGARGVAAGERLAAEIRAEGGTAVFVPTDVTVATDMERLTGTAMGRFGRLDAAFNNAGGVSAAGAVHELTPGQWEADLGLNLTSVFHGLRHQVPAIAASGGGAILNNASNLGVVGMATVAPYVAAKHGVVGLTRAVALEGAERGVRVNAVLSGAIDTPGFRTSMGATPEGEAHVAGLHPLGRIGTAEEIAAFCAFLLSDESSFVTGAALSIDGGYTTR, encoded by the coding sequence GTGGCCGCCGAGGGCGCCGCGGTCGTGCTGGGCGCGCGCGGCGTGGCGGCGGGGGAGCGGTTGGCGGCCGAGATCCGCGCCGAGGGCGGCACGGCGGTGTTCGTGCCGACCGACGTCACCGTCGCCACCGATATGGAACGGCTGACCGGCACCGCGATGGGGCGGTTCGGGCGGCTCGACGCGGCGTTCAACAACGCGGGCGGGGTGAGCGCGGCCGGGGCGGTGCACGAACTCACGCCCGGCCAGTGGGAAGCCGATCTCGGGCTGAACCTGACCAGCGTCTTCCACGGCCTGCGCCACCAGGTTCCGGCCATCGCCGCGTCCGGCGGCGGCGCCATCCTCAACAACGCCTCCAATCTCGGCGTGGTCGGAATGGCCACGGTGGCACCGTATGTGGCCGCCAAGCACGGCGTCGTCGGACTCACCCGGGCGGTCGCGCTCGAGGGCGCCGAGCGCGGTGTGCGGGTGAACGCGGTCCTCTCGGGTGCGATCGATACGCCGGGCTTCCGCACGTCGATGGGCGCCACCCCGGAGGGGGAGGCGCACGTGGCGGGACTGCATCCGCTCGGCCGGATCGGCACGGCGGAGGAGATCGCCGCGTTCTGCGCCTTCCTGCTCAGCGACGAGTCGTCCTTCGTCACCGGCGCGGCACTGTCGATCGATGGCGGCTACACCACCCGCTGA